The following proteins come from a genomic window of Malus sylvestris chromosome 4, drMalSylv7.2, whole genome shotgun sequence:
- the LOC126618728 gene encoding phloretin 4'-O-glucosyltransferase-like yields MVQHRFLLVTYPAQGHINPSLQFAKRLINTTGAHVTFITSLSAHHRIGNGSIPDGLTYAPFSDGYDDGFKPGDNIDHYLSELRHHGAQAITDLVVSSENEGHPYTCMVYTILLPWAADVAHELHLPNVLLWIQPATVFDIYYYYFNGYKDLIRDNTSSGTNDALPCSIELPGLPLSLTSRDLPSFMVDTNPYNFALPLFQEQMDLLERETNPIILVNTFDALEPEALKATEKYNLIGVGPLIPTTFLDGKDPSDKSFGGDLLKKSKDSPYLEWLNLKPEGSVIYVSFGSICVLEKAQMEEIAKGLLDCGRPFLWVIRDKVNKKGEDNEAKEEEEMLSCREELEELGRIVPWCSQVEVLSSPSLGCFVTHCGWNSSLESLASGVPVVAFPQWTDQGTNAKLIEDAWKTGLRVTPNEKGIVTGDELKRCLELVMGSAEIGEEMRRNAKKWKDLAREAVSEGGSSDKNLKAFLDRIN; encoded by the coding sequence ATGGTGCAACACCGCTTTCTACTTGTCACATATCCGGCTCAAGGCCACATCAACCCTTCCCTCCAATTCGCCAAGCGCCTTATCAACACTACAGGTGCGCATGTCACCTTCATTACCAGTCTCTCAGCCCATCATCGCATTGGCAATGGCTCAATTCCAGATGGATTGACTTATGCGCCCTTCTCTGATGGTTACGACGACGGGTTTAAGCCCGGAGACAACATCGACCACTACTTGTCGGAGTTGCGGCACCACGGAGCACAAGCCATCACCGACCTTGTAGTCTCAAGTGAAAACGAGGGTCACCCTTACACTTGCATGGTCTACACAATACTTCTCCCCTGGGCCGCGGACGTGGCGCATGAACTTCACCTCCCAAATGTGCTGCTTTGGATTCAACCAGCCACAGTTTTCGACATCTACTACTATTACTTTAACGGGTACAAAGATCTCATCCGGGATAATACTAGTTCTGGTACGAACGATGCCCTTCCATGTTCAATAGAGTTACCAGGTTTGCCATTATCTCTTACAAGCCGAGACCTTCCCTCCTTCATGGTGGATACAAATCCCTACAATTTCGCCCTCCCGTTGTTTCAAGAACAGATGGATCTGCTGGAGAGAGAAACCAACCCGATCATTCTAGTGAACACGTTCGATGCACTAGAGCCGGAAGCCTTAAAAGCAACTGAAAAGTACAATTTGATTGGAGTCGGGCCATTGATTCCGACGACTTTCTTGGACGGCAAGGATCCATCGGACAAGTCATTTGGAGGCGATCTTCTCAAAAAATCCAAGGACTCTCCGTACCTGGAGTGGCTGAACTTGAAGCCGGAAGGGTCGGTGATTTATGTGTCCTTCGGAAGCATTTGTGTGTTGGAAAAGGCCCAAATGGAGGAAATCGCCAAAGGGTTGTTGGATTGCGGCCGTCCGTTCTTGTGGGTTATTAGAGATAAAGTCAATAAGAAGGGAGAAGATAATGAggcgaaggaagaagaagagatgttGAGTTGCAGAGAGGAATTGGAAGAGCTAGGGAGGATAGTGCCGTGGTGTAGTCAAGTGGAGGTTCTGTCAAGTCCTTCGTTGGGTTGCTTTGTGACACATTGTGGGTGGAATTCAAGCTTGGAAAGCTTGGCTTCGGGGGTGCCAGTCGTGGCGTTTCCTCAGTGGACGGACCAAGGAACGAATGCCAAGTTGATAGAGGACGCTTGGAAGACAGGATTGAGGGTGACACCAAATGAGAAGGGGATTGTTACGGGTGACGAGCTCAAAAGGTGTTTGGAGTTGGTCATGGGAAGTGCGGAGATTGGTGAAGAGATGAGAAGGAATGCTAAGAAATGGAAAGATTTGGCAAGAGAGGCTGTGAGTGAAGGTGGGTCTTCTGACAAGAATCTCAAGGCTTTCTTGGATCGGATAAATTGA
- the LOC126618727 gene encoding phloretin 4'-O-glucosyltransferase-like has protein sequence MVQHRFLLVTYPAQGHINPSLQFAKRLINTTGAHVTFVTSFSAHHRIGNGSIPDGLTYAPFSDGYDDGFKPGDNIDHYWSELRRRGAQAITDLVVSSANEGHPYTCLVYTILLPWAADVAHELHLPNVLLWIQPATVFDIYYYYFNGYKDLIRDNTSSGTNDALPCAIELPGLPLSLTSQDLPSFMVDTNPYTFVLPLLQEHMDLLERETHPTILVNTFDALEPEALKAIEKYNLIGVGPLIPTTFLDGKDPSDKSSGGDLFQKSKDSPYLEWLNLKPEGSVIYVSFGSISVLEKAQMEEIAKGLLDCGRPFLWVIREKVDKKGDDNESKEEEEMLSCREELEKLGRIVPWCSQVEVLSSPSLGCFVTHCGWNSSLESMASGVPVVAFPQWTDQGTNAKLIEDAWKTGVRVTPNEKGIVTGEELKRCLELVMGSGEIGEEMRRNAKKWKDLAREAVSEGGSSDKNLRAFLDRID, from the coding sequence ATGGTGCAACACCGCTTTCTACTTGTCACATATCCGGCTCAAGGCCACATCAACCCTTCCCTCCAATTCGCCAAGCGCCTTATCAACACTACAGGTGCGCACGTCACCTTCGTTACCAGTTTCTCAGCCCATCATCGCATAGGCAATGGCTCAATTCCAGATGGATTGACTTATGCGCCCTTCTCTGATGGGTACGACGACGGGTTTAAGCCCGGCGACAACATCGACCACTACTGGTCGGAGTTGCGGCGCCGCGGAGCACAAGCCATCACCGACCTTGTAGTCTCAAGTGCAAACGAGGGTCACCCTTATACTTGCCTAGTCTACACAATACTTCTCCCTTGGGCCGCGGACGTGGCACATGAACTTCACCTCCCAAATGTGCTGCTTTGGATTCAACCAGCCACGGTTTTCGACATCTACTACTATTACTTTAACGGGTACAAAGATCTCATCCGGGATAATACTAGTTCTGGTACGAACGATGCCCTTCCATGTGCAATAGAGTTACCAGGTTTGCCATTATCTCTTACAAGCCAAGACCTTCCCTCCTTCATGGTGGATACAAATCCGTACACTTTCGTCCTCCCGTTGCTTCAAGAACATATGGATCTGCTGGAGAGAGAAACCCACCCGACCATTCTAGTGAACACGTTCGATGCACTAGAGCCGGAAGCCTTAAAAGCAATTGAAAAGTACAATTTGATTGGAGTCGGGCCATTGATTCCGACCACTTTCTTGGACGGCAAGGATCCATCGGACAAGTCATCTGGAGGCGATCTTTTCCAAAAATCAAAGGACTCTCCGTACCTGGAGTGGCTGAACTTGAAGCCGGAAGGGTCGGTGATTTATGTGTCCTTCGGAAGCATTTCTGTGTTGGAAAAGGCCCAAATGGAGGAAATCGCCAAAGGGTTGTTGGATTGCGGCCGTCCGTTCTTGTGGGTTATTAGAGAAAAAGTCGATAAGAAGGGAGACGATAATGagtcgaaggaagaagaagagatgttGAGTTGCAGAGAGGAATTGGAAAAGCTAGGGAGGATAGTGCCGTGGTGTAGTCAAGTGGAGGTTCTGTCAAGTCCTTCGTTGGGTTGCTTTGTGACACATTGTGGGTGGAATTCAAGTTTGGAAAGCATGGCTTCGGGGGTGCCAGTCGTGGCGTTTCCTCAGTGGACGGACCAAGGAACGAATGCCAAGTTGATAGAGGACGCTTGGAAGACAGGAGTGAGGGTGACACCAAATGAGAAGGGGATTGTTACGGGTGAGGAGCTCAAAAGGTGTTTGGAGTTGGTCATGGGAAGTGGGGAGATTGGTGAAGAGATGAGAAGGAATGCTAAGAAATGGAAAGATTTGGCAAGAGAGGCTGTGAGTGAAGGTGGGTCTTCGGACAAGAATCTAAGGGCTTTCTTGGATCGGATAGATTGA